In the Malania oleifera isolate guangnan ecotype guangnan chromosome 1, ASM2987363v1, whole genome shotgun sequence genome, one interval contains:
- the LOC131148008 gene encoding uncharacterized protein LOC131148008, with translation MVSEPMMEESFNTSQTTPPNPSPNTIPTQPNTNSSGAVSHDPTQPTSPYYIGNSNDLGAMLVTHTLDSNNYYSWARSMKRALWIKNKLGFIDGTIYEPSDPNDPLMDHWLSCNDIVITWMQNTLAVDIKSSTTYAETVH, from the coding sequence atggtatcagagccaatgaTGGAGGAATCCTTCAATACCAGCCAAACAACTCCTCCAAACCCATCGCCAAACACCATTCCTACACAGCCAAACACCAATTCGTCAGGAGCTGTTTCTCACGACCCAACGCAGCCTACTAGTCCTTATTATATTGGCAACAGTAATGATTTAGGTGCCATGCTTGTCACACATACCTTGGACTCCAACAACTACTATTCTTGGGCCAGATCTATGAAAAGGGCTTTGTGGATTAAGAACAAGCTCGGGTTTATTGATGGTACCATCTATGAACCTTCTGACCCCAATGATCCTCTAATGGATCATTGGCTGAGCTGCAATGACATCGTGATAACATGGATGCAGAACACATTGGCAGTTGATATCAAGTCTAGCACTACATATGCAGAGACTGTGCATTAG